A region of Shewanella psychromarinicola DNA encodes the following proteins:
- a CDS encoding fimbria/pilus outer membrane usher protein, with product MARLCKLLLLLSLLPLSGLANEEIKLNPTGRDIRLQCLLRLQDSAIGDVELIITADQNIELPAKSTLALLADTIVPEVLEALAGYQHDDVLNQADFSQVGLNLTFDMSSLELIMQAPIEALKVSGLSFAAKKNTRRYIDASTLSGYTNLYLSSSNTENISEESQGFTDFNHLIEAGLNYRHALLEYEAVYNKLDGKSGVYSRQGTRLNIDFPNQGTRMVLGDFYSRPSGFQNGVDFLGFGVSRDFSLIPTRNVRPTAARQFTLERTSEVDVLIDGVVVKRLSLGAGSYNLEDIPLAEGVSDVELLITDRNGRQERINFSIATGMDLLKPGEFEYAFSSGVSSELVADKLKYDNDAFIVGGMFEYGVSPSLTLGVNLQAAQELYQLGQRSLFATPLGIFDLNVAYSHQDVVGEGVAASLGFDVDFADDPNNTQLSFFHEYFSQSFSRVDDFFSQQNISAINPINLMPTLNINRNFFTGRYSQSITQALRVSLTVNYVDSYQEQGDYWTISPALSGDLFDTPASWSIRLTHKDRQDDANEFNALFTLSWPFGGYSRVISSYSSDMEDLQTEYSYLKGIGKTGGVNMFIGGQRTSDTDANLEAGIDYSANRYNLNLQHTSRVNDLSNNESSHFSRAELASALVFSGANVAISRPVGDSFAIIQPYSNLANNRIDVDISDEGSRVYTDGLGAMVVPDLPAYSEQLISYEVTDLPPGYDLGDGVFALNPGYKQGYSLKVGSDAIITAMGSLFDKQTGEPISLLAGQAISQTDENFEALDFFTNRSGRFAISGLKPGSYLLKLNSKNVRTYQLVISDDSKALLRLGNLYVD from the coding sequence ATGGCCAGGTTATGTAAACTATTGCTATTACTGAGCTTGTTGCCGCTTTCAGGTTTGGCGAACGAGGAGATAAAGTTAAACCCCACTGGGCGAGACATTCGTTTGCAGTGCCTATTGCGATTGCAAGATAGTGCGATTGGTGACGTCGAATTAATTATCACCGCAGATCAAAATATTGAACTCCCTGCAAAATCAACCTTGGCCTTACTTGCGGATACTATAGTGCCGGAAGTCCTCGAGGCATTAGCTGGGTACCAACATGATGATGTATTAAACCAAGCCGATTTTTCTCAGGTGGGGCTTAATTTGACTTTTGATATGTCGAGTTTAGAGCTGATCATGCAAGCTCCCATTGAGGCGCTTAAAGTAAGCGGTTTATCGTTTGCAGCTAAAAAAAATACCCGGCGTTATATCGACGCTTCAACGTTAAGCGGATATACCAACCTTTACTTATCGTCATCAAATACGGAAAATATAAGTGAAGAAAGTCAAGGTTTCACCGATTTCAACCATCTTATTGAGGCGGGGCTTAATTACCGCCATGCCTTATTAGAGTATGAAGCTGTCTATAATAAATTAGATGGTAAGTCAGGGGTGTATTCTCGCCAAGGTACTCGGCTTAATATTGACTTCCCCAACCAAGGTACTCGTATGGTGTTGGGGGATTTTTATAGCCGTCCCAGCGGTTTTCAAAATGGGGTCGATTTTCTTGGATTCGGAGTTTCTCGTGACTTTTCGCTTATTCCAACCCGTAATGTGAGGCCAACCGCTGCACGTCAATTTACCTTAGAGCGTACTTCCGAAGTCGATGTCCTGATTGATGGCGTGGTGGTCAAAAGACTAAGTTTAGGGGCGGGCTCCTATAATCTCGAGGATATTCCATTAGCAGAGGGGGTAAGTGATGTCGAGTTGCTGATAACCGATCGCAATGGTCGCCAAGAGCGAATTAACTTTAGTATCGCTACGGGTATGGACTTATTAAAACCCGGTGAATTTGAATATGCATTTAGCTCGGGAGTGAGTAGCGAATTAGTTGCAGATAAACTCAAATATGATAACGATGCATTTATTGTCGGTGGTATGTTTGAGTATGGCGTGTCGCCATCTCTGACCCTCGGCGTTAACCTGCAGGCGGCACAAGAGTTATATCAGCTAGGGCAGCGCAGTTTATTTGCTACGCCATTAGGTATTTTTGATTTAAATGTCGCTTATAGCCATCAAGATGTTGTCGGTGAAGGCGTGGCTGCCAGCCTAGGTTTCGATGTTGATTTTGCTGATGATCCTAATAACACTCAGCTCAGTTTCTTTCATGAGTATTTTTCGCAGTCATTTAGTCGAGTTGATGATTTCTTTTCGCAACAAAATATTTCTGCAATTAATCCAATAAACTTAATGCCTACGCTCAATATTAACAGGAACTTCTTTACCGGGCGTTATAGTCAATCGATCACCCAGGCTTTGCGTGTCAGTCTGACCGTTAACTATGTTGATTCATATCAGGAACAAGGTGACTATTGGACAATCAGCCCTGCACTCTCCGGCGATTTATTTGATACTCCTGCCAGTTGGAGTATTAGATTAACCCACAAAGATCGCCAGGATGATGCTAATGAATTTAATGCATTATTTACCTTAAGTTGGCCATTTGGGGGATATTCTCGCGTAATCAGCAGCTATAGTAGTGATATGGAAGATTTGCAAACTGAATATAGTTACCTTAAAGGCATAGGTAAAACGGGTGGCGTCAATATGTTTATTGGTGGTCAGCGCACGAGTGATACCGATGCCAACCTTGAAGCCGGTATAGATTACTCTGCAAATCGATATAATCTTAACCTACAGCATACTAGTCGCGTTAATGATTTAAGTAATAATGAGAGCAGCCATTTCAGCCGCGCAGAACTGGCTTCAGCATTGGTATTTTCTGGTGCAAACGTTGCGATTAGTCGTCCGGTTGGCGATAGCTTTGCCATTATACAACCCTACTCTAATCTGGCTAATAATCGCATTGATGTAGATATTTCAGATGAAGGTTCAAGGGTTTATACCGATGGGTTAGGCGCCATGGTTGTGCCAGATCTACCGGCTTATAGTGAGCAACTTATTTCCTATGAGGTGACTGATTTACCCCCTGGCTACGATTTAGGTGATGGGGTATTTGCGCTTAACCCAGGTTATAAACAAGGTTATTCGCTTAAGGTAGGGTCTGATGCCATTATCACAGCTATGGGCTCCTTATTTGATAAACAAACCGGTGAGCCTATTAGTTTATTAGCCGGACAAGCAATATCGCAAACGGATGAAAATTTTGAGGCTTTAGATTTTTTCACTAACCGCAGCGGTCGCTTTGCCATTAGTGGCCTTAAGCCTGGTAGTTACTTACTTAAGTTAAATAGCAAAAACGTACGAACATATCAGCTAGTCATAAGCGATGATAGCAAGGCTTTATTACGCTTAGGTAATCTTTATGTTGATTAA
- a CDS encoding LuxR C-terminal-related transcriptional regulator, translating to MLKLTLVLVTKLTIQSRAFADLLKTSLDCETRFISNEMELENLDRALNPLLLVDVANLPNIDDRCWQIQFDTNLSQVHIVLLNTSKKFDKQDLLDWPNCCGIFPQSSSLVLLLQGMRKILAGEYWLPRTMMCQLLQHYRKEDIHPEQPMVSLTRRECDVLRLVTECKSNIDIANALFVSEHTVKSHLYKVFKKTEVKNRTQAANWAKDNPSAFKKLQRYDNK from the coding sequence ATGCTTAAACTTACATTGGTTTTAGTCACGAAGTTGACCATTCAGAGTAGAGCCTTTGCTGATCTTTTAAAGACGAGTCTAGATTGTGAGACCCGATTTATTAGTAATGAAATGGAACTGGAGAACCTCGATAGAGCATTAAATCCATTATTACTTGTTGATGTGGCTAACCTACCCAATATTGACGATCGTTGTTGGCAAATCCAGTTTGATACGAATCTTTCTCAAGTGCATATCGTTTTACTCAATACTTCTAAAAAATTCGATAAACAAGACTTACTCGATTGGCCAAATTGTTGCGGTATTTTTCCACAATCATCTTCACTGGTTTTATTGCTACAGGGGATGCGAAAAATTCTCGCCGGTGAATATTGGTTACCAAGAACTATGATGTGCCAGTTACTGCAACACTACCGAAAAGAAGATATACATCCTGAACAACCTATGGTCTCCCTCACTCGCCGTGAGTGCGATGTACTTAGATTAGTGACTGAATGTAAATCCAACATTGATATTGCCAATGCACTATTTGTGAGTGAGCACACGGTCAAATCACATCTTTATAAAGTATTTAAGAAAACGGAAGTTAAAAATCGTACCCAGGCAGCGAATTGGGCAAAGGATAACCCATCTGCATTTAAAAAATTGCAAAGATACGACAATAAATAA
- the norV gene encoding anaerobic nitric oxide reductase flavorubredoxin, whose protein sequence is MTIHIKNNIDWVGQRDWEILDFHGTEYKTTKGTSYNSYLIREQKNVLIDTVDHRFSLQFIQNLEMEIDLDKIDYIVINHAEEDHSGALAALMAKIPNTPIYCTENAIDSITGLHHHPEWHFNIVKTGDTLDIGNGKQLVFIETPMLHWPDSMMTYLTEDAVLFSNDAFGQHYCDEHLFNDEVDQIELMDQCLRYYSNILTPFSSLVTAKINEVLSFNLPVDIIATAHGVVWRDDPTQIIHQYLQWADNYQEDRITIFYDSMSNNTRMMADAIAQGIHDVDPGVSVKVFNVARHDKNDILANVFRSKGILVGSSTMNNVMMPKVAGMLEEITGLRFKDKKAGAFGSYGWNGGAVDRIHTRLTDAGFDTIVGLKAKWRPDGKAMRECRDHGRQIAKNWAWHDLSNVKSISPASLAKNNQATATAKPATKSRESKPECGAASAIDDSQNMLCTVCNWVYEPVLGEPNQDVEPGTPWSEVPDVFLCPDCGLGKEVFIPIEARKVS, encoded by the coding sequence ATGACAATTCACATTAAAAATAATATCGACTGGGTTGGCCAACGTGATTGGGAAATATTGGATTTTCATGGCACTGAATATAAAACAACCAAAGGGACGAGTTATAACAGTTACCTTATCCGTGAGCAAAAAAATGTCTTAATCGATACCGTTGATCATCGCTTCAGCCTGCAGTTTATTCAAAATCTTGAGATGGAAATTGACCTAGATAAGATTGATTACATTGTTATTAATCATGCTGAAGAAGATCATTCAGGCGCGTTAGCGGCTCTGATGGCTAAAATCCCTAATACCCCGATTTACTGTACCGAAAATGCTATCGATTCCATTACTGGCTTACATCATCATCCAGAGTGGCATTTCAATATTGTCAAAACCGGCGACACGCTAGATATCGGTAACGGCAAGCAGTTGGTGTTTATTGAAACGCCTATGCTGCATTGGCCAGACAGTATGATGACCTATCTAACCGAGGATGCCGTATTGTTTAGTAACGATGCATTCGGTCAACATTACTGCGATGAGCATCTGTTTAACGATGAGGTTGATCAGATTGAATTGATGGACCAATGTTTACGTTATTACTCCAATATTTTAACTCCGTTTAGCTCACTGGTTACCGCTAAAATTAACGAGGTGCTGAGCTTTAATCTGCCAGTTGATATTATTGCCACCGCCCATGGCGTAGTGTGGCGCGATGACCCTACCCAGATTATTCATCAATATCTGCAATGGGCAGATAATTATCAGGAAGACAGGATCACTATTTTTTATGATTCAATGTCTAATAATACCCGCATGATGGCTGATGCCATTGCTCAGGGGATCCACGATGTTGATCCTGGGGTGTCAGTTAAAGTCTTTAATGTGGCCCGCCATGATAAAAATGACATCTTAGCCAATGTGTTCCGCTCTAAAGGCATATTAGTGGGTTCATCTACCATGAATAATGTGATGATGCCGAAAGTCGCTGGGATGCTAGAAGAGATCACCGGCCTGCGTTTTAAAGATAAAAAAGCCGGTGCCTTTGGCAGCTACGGTTGGAACGGCGGTGCGGTCGATCGTATTCACACCCGTCTTACCGATGCCGGATTTGATACGATTGTGGGCCTAAAAGCAAAATGGCGACCTGATGGTAAAGCCATGCGCGAATGCCGCGACCATGGGCGACAGATTGCCAAAAACTGGGCATGGCATGATCTTAGTAATGTTAAATCCATTTCACCAGCATCCCTAGCCAAAAACAATCAAGCCACTGCCACCGCTAAGCCAGCAACTAAGTCTCGGGAAAGTAAACCTGAATGCGGGGCTGCTTCGGCAATTGATGATTCACAAAATATGTTATGCACTGTGTGTAACTGGGTTTATGAGCCAGTATTGGGCGAACCTAATCAAGATGTTGAACCAGGAACACCGTGGAGCGAAGTACCAGATGTCTTTCTCTGTCCAGATTGCGGCCTTGGCAAAGAGGTATTTATCCCTATTGAAGCAAGGAAAGTATCATGA
- the norW gene encoding NADH:flavorubredoxin reductase NorW, translated as MSAPIIIIGSGFGSYQLIKTIRRTDQHIPITVFTLDEGHDYNKPDLSHVFSNQQSSADLIRLSAQEFASENNITLHAFTQVDCIDSDQQAVFVKGVAYPYTKLVLATGAKTFVPPMLGNATDKVITLNSLREFETAQLQLQNAQRILVIGAGIIGTEIAMDLNRCGKSVVVVDPSNGLMATMLPDIVASVLQKKMTETGVEFEFGRTISSLNQTGSGICATLSSGKTHIVDCVISAAGLKANVGLAQKSGFKVNNGLVVNQQLQTSVNNVYALGDCAEINGKVMSYLQPIMLSANALAKTLLGQPTDLKLPAMLVKVKTPQMPIQLGGNTVIDVASWQVDIDALGCSVKAYNEQKEIIGFVVTEGHMKNTFPLLRALPANL; from the coding sequence ATGAGTGCACCCATCATCATTATTGGTAGCGGCTTTGGCTCATATCAGTTAATCAAAACCATTAGGCGCACAGATCAGCACATACCTATAACTGTTTTTACCCTCGATGAGGGCCACGATTATAATAAGCCTGATTTGAGCCATGTATTTAGTAATCAACAAAGCAGTGCGGATTTAATTCGCCTCAGTGCGCAGGAATTTGCCTCTGAGAATAATATTACTCTGCATGCTTTTACTCAGGTTGACTGCATTGATAGCGATCAACAGGCGGTATTTGTTAAAGGTGTCGCCTACCCTTACACAAAATTGGTGCTGGCAACGGGGGCAAAAACATTTGTTCCACCGATGCTTGGTAATGCAACCGACAAGGTGATCACCTTAAATAGTTTGCGCGAGTTTGAAACTGCGCAGCTGCAGCTACAGAATGCGCAGCGGATTTTAGTGATTGGCGCCGGCATTATCGGTACTGAAATAGCAATGGATCTTAACCGTTGCGGTAAAAGCGTAGTAGTTGTAGATCCAAGCAACGGCCTTATGGCAACGATGCTGCCAGATATAGTCGCCAGTGTATTACAAAAGAAGATGACCGAAACAGGTGTTGAATTTGAGTTTGGCCGCACCATTAGCTCCTTAAACCAAACCGGATCAGGAATTTGTGCCACACTCAGCTCGGGTAAAACACATATTGTTGATTGTGTCATTTCAGCGGCGGGGTTAAAGGCTAATGTGGGTTTAGCTCAAAAGTCGGGATTCAAGGTCAACAACGGCTTGGTGGTTAATCAGCAGCTGCAAACCTCAGTTAATAATGTGTATGCCTTGGGAGACTGCGCCGAGATAAACGGCAAGGTGATGTCCTACCTGCAGCCGATTATGTTAAGCGCCAATGCGTTAGCGAAAACCTTATTAGGCCAACCGACAGATTTGAAACTGCCTGCTATGCTGGTCAAAGTTAAAACGCCGCAAATGCCTATCCAATTAGGCGGTAATACCGTCATAGATGTTGCATCCTGGCAGGTTGATATTGATGCTTTAGGTTGCTCAGTAAAAGCGTATAACGAGCAAAAAGAGATCATCGGCTTTGTGGTAACAGAAGGACACATGAAAAACACCTTTCCACTGCTGAGAGCCTTGCCAGCTAATCTTTAG
- a CDS encoding DUF1971 domain-containing protein, producing the protein MSHQRIPANWTIQRSTPFFTTKNVPDALLNHHNTAEGVFGQLCVMEGVVTYFGFADSEATEPEVKVVINAGQFATSPPEYWHRIELSPDAQFNINFWSDKDKTGQAMFNKK; encoded by the coding sequence ATGTCTCATCAACGTATTCCAGCAAACTGGACCATTCAACGCTCTACCCCATTTTTCACCACTAAAAATGTGCCTGATGCGCTACTTAACCACCACAATACCGCTGAAGGTGTCTTCGGCCAATTATGTGTGATGGAAGGTGTAGTCACGTATTTTGGTTTTGCAGACAGCGAAGCGACTGAGCCAGAAGTGAAAGTAGTGATTAATGCTGGCCAGTTTGCCACCAGCCCGCCAGAGTACTGGCACCGCATTGAATTAAGCCCTGATGCACAATTCAATATTAATTTTTGGTCCGATAAGGATAAAACTGGTCAAGCTATGTTTAATAAGAAGTAA
- a CDS encoding endonuclease/exonuclease/phosphatase family protein, with protein sequence MQPKHKLLGLARWGSLVIVILIMTTVVVVPLFIQFATKPQVINSEQESFAAQCVDAIPKANLDMDGQLAVASWNIYKQQNAGWQTLLSQLAKQNQLLLLQEVKLSDNFQQWRQQNQQQLAMVQAFRQGDIPLGVMNMSEVAASQSCGYLTAEPLIQFPKSSLLSYFPLSNGETLLVANLHSINFEYALDSYTEQLQQLLPALRAHKGPIIFGGDLNTWRSARLSMLAQTTKALGLKEVTPAEDTRTTVMGYPIDHLYFRGLTLESARVITTQTSDHHPLLAQFRLGES encoded by the coding sequence TTGCAACCAAAGCACAAGCTGCTAGGGCTTGCTCGATGGGGGAGTCTTGTTATCGTCATATTAATAATGACGACAGTAGTGGTTGTGCCATTGTTTATTCAGTTTGCGACTAAACCTCAGGTGATTAATAGTGAGCAAGAGTCGTTTGCTGCTCAATGTGTTGATGCCATACCTAAAGCCAATTTGGATATGGATGGTCAACTGGCTGTCGCGAGCTGGAATATCTATAAACAGCAAAATGCAGGCTGGCAAACGCTGTTAAGCCAACTGGCCAAGCAGAATCAATTATTGTTGCTGCAAGAGGTTAAGTTATCTGACAATTTTCAACAGTGGCGCCAACAAAACCAGCAGCAATTGGCGATGGTACAAGCCTTTCGTCAAGGTGATATACCGCTTGGTGTAATGAATATGTCTGAAGTTGCAGCGAGTCAAAGTTGTGGATATTTGACGGCCGAACCCCTAATTCAATTTCCCAAGTCGAGTCTGTTAAGTTACTTCCCCTTGTCCAATGGTGAAACCTTGCTAGTGGCAAATCTACACAGTATTAACTTTGAATACGCTCTAGATAGTTACACTGAGCAGTTACAGCAGCTGTTACCGGCATTGAGAGCCCACAAAGGCCCAATCATTTTCGGTGGTGATTTAAATACATGGCGCTCCGCTAGATTGTCCATGCTAGCTCAGACGACAAAGGCATTAGGGTTGAAAGAGGTAACACCAGCAGAAGACACCCGAACAACTGTGATGGGCTACCCCATTGACCACCTTTATTTCCGGGGACTGACGTTAGAGTCTGCAAGGGTGATCACCACCCAAACATCGGATCATCATCCTTTGTTGGCACAGTTTAGATTAGGCGAAAGTTAA
- the cls gene encoding cardiolipin synthase, with translation MVELYKVLTLISVLAYWLIIAGITTRIVYKRRSVGVSLAWMMLIYVVPIIGIVLYFLVGELNLGKKRAARAKEMYIPYRKWLSRLFTTQQYRPQNLNDYTITISQLCEKRLGIPTLSNNQLTLKSSPDTILTTLIQDIQQAQTSVHVEFYIWHPGGLADQVAQVLIQAAQRDVAVKILLDAAGSRTFFNSKWPKLMRDAGIIIISALSVSLVRMLFRRLDIRLHRKIVVIDNQIGYTGSMNLIDPKFFNQSAGVGEWIDVMVRITGSNVPVLNCIFAWDWETETDQRMLPEPPKCYPHEDKASDMVQVIPSGPGMPEDMIQQVLLLSIYQAKHSITITSPYFVPSENLLFALTAASLRGVQVNLIIPDKNDSLMVEWASRPFFGELLNAGVNIHRFAGGLLHTKSVVIDLHHSLIGTVNLDMRSLWLNFEVTLSVDNVEFTQSLSQVQHQYMANSIKMDARQWRKRPLIKRLVEQFFYLFSPLL, from the coding sequence ATGGTTGAGCTTTACAAAGTATTAACGTTAATCAGCGTGTTAGCCTATTGGCTGATCATTGCCGGGATCACCACTCGTATTGTCTATAAACGGCGCTCTGTGGGCGTATCCTTAGCTTGGATGATGCTAATCTATGTGGTCCCCATCATAGGCATTGTGCTTTATTTTCTCGTTGGCGAGCTGAACCTTGGTAAGAAGCGCGCAGCCAGAGCCAAAGAAATGTATATCCCCTATCGGAAATGGCTTAGCCGGCTTTTCACTACCCAGCAATATCGTCCGCAAAATTTAAATGATTACACCATTACCATAAGCCAATTATGCGAAAAACGCCTCGGGATCCCGACATTATCCAATAATCAACTCACGCTTAAATCATCACCCGACACAATTTTAACTACCCTGATCCAAGATATCCAACAAGCACAGACGTCGGTTCATGTAGAGTTCTATATTTGGCATCCCGGCGGACTTGCTGACCAAGTTGCCCAAGTCCTTATCCAAGCCGCTCAACGTGATGTGGCAGTAAAAATCTTATTAGATGCAGCAGGAAGCCGAACATTTTTTAACAGCAAGTGGCCAAAATTGATGCGCGATGCAGGCATAATTATTATTTCGGCGCTATCCGTTTCTCTTGTACGTATGTTATTCCGCCGGCTCGACATCCGACTTCACCGTAAAATAGTCGTGATAGACAACCAAATCGGTTATACCGGTTCAATGAATCTCATTGATCCCAAGTTTTTTAATCAAAGTGCCGGAGTGGGTGAGTGGATAGATGTTATGGTCAGGATCACCGGCTCCAATGTGCCAGTGCTTAATTGTATTTTCGCGTGGGATTGGGAAACCGAAACCGACCAAAGAATGTTACCTGAGCCTCCAAAATGTTATCCCCATGAAGATAAAGCATCCGACATGGTTCAAGTCATCCCTTCTGGACCTGGCATGCCTGAGGACATGATCCAGCAGGTTTTATTGCTGAGTATCTATCAAGCGAAACACAGCATCACCATCACCAGCCCTTATTTTGTGCCCAGTGAAAACCTACTCTTTGCGTTGACTGCTGCATCCTTGCGTGGTGTGCAGGTTAATTTAATCATACCCGACAAAAACGACTCACTGATGGTGGAATGGGCAAGCAGGCCTTTCTTTGGTGAATTACTTAATGCGGGCGTAAATATTCATCGTTTTGCTGGCGGCTTACTGCACACAAAATCAGTCGTAATTGATCTGCACCATAGTCTAATCGGTACTGTTAACCTTGATATGCGCAGCCTGTGGCTTAACTTCGAAGTCACTCTTTCTGTAGACAATGTAGAATTTACTCAGTCCCTCAGTCAAGTCCAACATCAATATATGGCTAACTCGATAAAAATGGATGCTCGTCAGTGGCGCAAAAGACCTTTGATCAAACGATTAGTGGAACAGTTTTTTTACTTATTCAGCCCACTGCTTTAA